In a genomic window of Coprococcus eutactus:
- a CDS encoding V-type ATP synthase subunit D — translation MANVVVNPTRMELTRLKKKLVTASRGHKLLKDKRDELMRQFLDMARENMELRKKVEAGIKAANTGFVIAKAGMNEQTLSTALMAPKQEVRIALGDRNVMSVDIPVYDYKTKSANSNDIYSYGFAFTSGELDDAVKSLSDILPDMLRLAEVEKSCQMLAAEIEKTRRRVNALEHVIIPETREGIKYISMKLDENERSTQVRLMKVKDMMLEEAHHYKEHQFEHAQ, via the coding sequence ATGGCTAATGTTGTGGTTAATCCAACCAGAATGGAGCTGACAAGGCTTAAGAAGAAGCTGGTCACGGCATCCAGAGGCCATAAGCTCCTTAAGGATAAGCGAGATGAGCTGATGAGGCAGTTCCTTGACATGGCAAGAGAGAATATGGAACTGAGAAAGAAGGTTGAGGCAGGTATCAAAGCTGCCAACACAGGCTTTGTAATAGCGAAGGCGGGTATGAATGAGCAGACATTGAGCACGGCGCTCATGGCTCCGAAGCAGGAGGTGCGGATCGCCCTTGGCGACAGGAATGTAATGAGTGTTGACATTCCGGTGTACGACTATAAGACGAAAAGCGCAAATTCAAATGACATCTATTCGTATGGATTTGCATTTACATCTGGAGAGTTGGACGATGCAGTGAAGTCCCTATCGGATATACTTCCTGATATGCTGAGACTGGCGGAGGTGGAGAAGTCCTGCCAGATGCTCGCAGCGGAGATAGAGAAGACCAGAAGGCGTGTAAATGCTCTTGAGCATGTCATCATCCCGGAGACCCGGGAGGGAATAAAGTATATAAGCATGAAGCTTGATGAGAATGAGCGAAGCACCCAGGTCAGACTTATGAAGGTCAAGGACATGATGCTGGAGGAGGCTCATCACTACAAAGAGCATCAGTTCGAGCATGCGCAGTAG
- a CDS encoding V-type ATP synthase subunit E yields MTGLDTIVEQILQEAQKEAEEIKAQAARNADSIIANAKKTVDKMNEDTGEKVAQAEKSGSFRAKSSSELKKRQAILAAKQTIIGNMLDKAYDAMVALPDEEYFRVIIRCLEKSVQPKSGEICFSRKDRKRLTPQTEKQIEQIAAAHGGSLKVSDGNCDIDGGFVLIYGGIEENCSFRAMLDANREHLADKVNELLFVDNR; encoded by the coding sequence ATGACAGGATTAGATACAATCGTAGAACAGATCCTTCAGGAAGCGCAGAAGGAAGCTGAAGAGATCAAAGCTCAGGCTGCCAGAAACGCGGATTCCATCATTGCAAATGCCAAAAAGACTGTGGATAAGATGAATGAGGATACCGGTGAGAAGGTTGCTCAGGCAGAAAAGTCCGGATCATTCAGGGCGAAGTCCTCATCGGAACTCAAGAAGAGACAGGCGATACTTGCGGCAAAACAGACCATCATCGGAAATATGCTGGATAAGGCATATGACGCAATGGTGGCGCTTCCGGATGAGGAGTATTTCCGGGTGATCATCAGATGTCTGGAGAAGTCGGTACAGCCGAAAAGCGGAGAGATATGCTTCTCCAGGAAAGATAGAAAACGACTTACACCACAGACTGAGAAGCAGATAGAGCAGATAGCTGCAGCTCATGGAGGAAGCCTGAAGGTGTCCGATGGAAACTGTGATATAGATGGAGGATTTGTTCTCATTTACGGAGGAATCGAGGAAAACTGTTCATTCAGGGCGATGCTGGACGCGAACAGAGAACATTTGGCAGACAAAGTAAATGAATTATTATTTGTTGATAACAGATAG
- a CDS encoding V0D/AC39 family V-type ATPase subunit: MADKYIYAVARIRALEMSLMSQAAIEQLVATDSYKKAVQFIIEKGWGDSDNASMDENDILRAETDKTWAAVAEMVNDMSVFDVIRLPDLYHNLKAAIKTVVAGETPAHVFFDNSEIDGQKMLSIVSDKAWDRLPEHMRDCAREAWDCMAQAGDGQMCDAVIDRGTLLAIMQAAKKADDRLLRDYAETTVAVADIKIAVRSMKTGKNKDFMKRAMAECNTLDIDRLATAAVAGMEEIERYLADTAYAGGAEALSESASAFERWCDNRIIETIKPQKYNPFTVGPIVAYILARLNEIKTVRIILTCKLNRLPEEAIRERVREMYV; encoded by the coding sequence ATGGCAGACAAATATATATATGCGGTTGCCAGGATCAGGGCGCTTGAGATGTCGCTTATGAGTCAGGCGGCCATAGAACAGCTCGTGGCCACAGATTCCTACAAGAAGGCGGTTCAGTTCATCATAGAGAAGGGCTGGGGCGATAGTGATAATGCCAGTATGGATGAAAATGACATACTTAGGGCGGAGACCGACAAGACGTGGGCTGCCGTGGCCGAGATGGTGAATGATATGTCCGTGTTCGATGTCATAAGACTTCCGGATCTGTATCACAATCTCAAGGCGGCGATCAAGACTGTGGTTGCCGGGGAAACTCCTGCCCATGTGTTCTTCGACAATTCCGAGATAGACGGTCAGAAGATGTTGTCCATCGTAAGTGATAAGGCGTGGGACAGACTTCCAGAACACATGAGAGACTGCGCGAGGGAGGCTTGGGACTGTATGGCACAGGCCGGAGACGGTCAGATGTGCGATGCTGTGATAGACAGAGGAACACTGCTGGCGATCATGCAGGCTGCGAAGAAGGCAGATGACAGACTGCTCAGGGATTATGCAGAGACGACGGTGGCTGTTGCAGATATCAAGATAGCGGTGAGATCCATGAAGACAGGCAAAAACAAGGATTTCATGAAGAGAGCCATGGCGGAGTGCAACACTCTGGATATTGACAGGCTGGCGACGGCTGCGGTGGCTGGCATGGAGGAGATAGAGAGATACCTTGCGGACACAGCATACGCCGGTGGGGCAGAGGCACTTTCTGAGTCAGCATCGGCATTTGAGAGATGGTGTGATAACCGTATCATAGAGACGATAAAGCCTCAGAAGTACAACCCATTTACGGTGGGACCGATAGTGGCGTACATTCTGGCGAGGCTCAACGAGATAAAGACAGTCAGGATCATATTGACATGCAAGCTGAACCGGCTTCCGGAGGAGGCTATCAGGGAAAGGGTAAGGGAGATGTATGTATAA
- a CDS encoding V-type ATP synthase subunit A, whose protein sequence is MATGKIKKVAGPLVIAEGMRDANMYDVVRVSESRLIGEIIEMHGDQASVQVYEETSGLAPGAPVESTGMPLSVELGPGLISSIYDGIQRPLDDIMKICGNNLKRGVEVPSLKRDIKWTFVPTAKVGDKVSAGDVIGTVQETVVVTQKIMVPYGVTGTIKEIKAGEFTVEETVCVVETDKGDRELTLMQKWPVRKGRPYKEKIPPVMPLITGQRVVDTFFPIAKGGVAAVPGPFGSGKTVIQHQLAKWAEADIVVYIGCGERGNEMTDVLNEFPELKDPKTGHSLMQRTVLIANTSDMPVAAREASIYTGITIAEYFRDMGYSVALMADSTSRWAEALREMSGRLQEMPGEEGYPAYLGSRLAQFYERAGMVKTLGSEGRTGALSVIGAVSPPGGDISEPVSQATLRIVKVFWGLDSSLAYKRHFPAINWLTSYSLYVDNMGKWFEENVNEKFMVDRQKMMTLLQEEAELDEIVKMVGMDALSAGDRLKMEAARSIREDFLHQNSFHDVDTYTPLHKQFLMMELIMAFYEESAQALAGGASIRNILNMPIREKIGRFKYVLPENVDEEYEKISRELDKELQEAIEKED, encoded by the coding sequence GTGGCTACAGGAAAGATTAAGAAGGTCGCCGGACCACTGGTCATCGCTGAGGGCATGCGTGATGCAAATATGTACGACGTTGTGCGTGTAAGTGAGAGCAGACTTATCGGCGAGATCATAGAGATGCACGGAGATCAGGCATCAGTTCAGGTATACGAGGAGACATCGGGACTTGCACCGGGAGCACCGGTCGAGTCAACGGGAATGCCTCTATCAGTTGAGCTGGGACCGGGACTTATAAGCAGTATATACGATGGAATCCAGAGACCGCTGGATGACATCATGAAGATATGTGGCAATAACCTGAAGCGAGGAGTTGAAGTTCCATCGCTGAAGAGAGATATCAAGTGGACGTTTGTGCCGACAGCAAAAGTGGGCGATAAGGTGTCGGCAGGCGATGTGATAGGAACAGTTCAGGAGACTGTGGTTGTCACACAGAAGATCATGGTGCCTTATGGCGTGACAGGAACCATCAAAGAGATAAAGGCAGGAGAATTCACAGTTGAGGAGACTGTATGTGTGGTTGAGACAGACAAGGGTGACAGGGAGCTGACACTCATGCAGAAGTGGCCGGTTCGTAAGGGCCGTCCATATAAGGAGAAGATACCACCGGTTATGCCACTTATCACAGGACAGAGAGTTGTGGATACATTCTTCCCTATAGCAAAGGGAGGAGTGGCTGCGGTTCCCGGACCTTTCGGAAGCGGTAAGACAGTCATCCAGCATCAGCTTGCAAAGTGGGCTGAGGCGGATATCGTAGTCTACATCGGATGCGGAGAGCGAGGAAACGAGATGACGGATGTTCTGAACGAGTTTCCAGAGCTGAAGGATCCGAAGACCGGACATTCGCTCATGCAGAGAACAGTCCTCATAGCCAACACATCGGATATGCCGGTTGCGGCCAGAGAGGCATCTATATATACAGGTATAACTATAGCTGAGTATTTCCGTGATATGGGTTACTCGGTGGCACTCATGGCGGATTCCACATCCCGTTGGGCTGAGGCGCTCAGAGAGATGTCAGGACGTCTGCAGGAGATGCCTGGAGAGGAGGGTTACCCTGCTTACCTCGGTTCAAGACTTGCGCAGTTCTACGAGAGAGCCGGAATGGTCAAGACTCTCGGCAGCGAGGGCAGAACCGGTGCACTGTCGGTTATCGGTGCGGTTTCTCCTCCGGGTGGTGATATTTCCGAGCCGGTTTCACAGGCAACACTTCGAATCGTCAAGGTATTCTGGGGACTGGATTCATCGCTTGCGTACAAGAGACATTTCCCTGCTATCAACTGGCTGACCTCATACTCTCTGTATGTGGACAATATGGGCAAATGGTTCGAGGAAAATGTAAATGAAAAGTTCATGGTCGACAGACAGAAGATGATGACACTGCTTCAGGAGGAGGCAGAGCTCGATGAGATCGTTAAGATGGTAGGTATGGATGCTCTTTCAGCGGGAGACCGACTGAAGATGGAGGCGGCGAGATCCATCAGAGAGGATTTTCTTCACCAGAACTCATTCCATGATGTGGACACATACACACCGCTTCACAAGCAGTTTTTGATGATGGAGCTCATCATGGCATTTTATGAGGAGTCGGCGCAGGCTCTTGCCGGTGGAGCAAGCATAAGAAATATTCTGAATATGCCGATCAGAGAAAAGATCGGACGATTCAAATATGTGCTTCCTGAGAATGTGGATGAAGAGTACGAGAAGATATCCAGGGAGCTTGACAAAGAGCTTCAGGAAGCTATAGAGAAGGAGGACTAA
- a CDS encoding V-type ATP synthase subunit F, which yields MYKIAVMGDYDSIYGFATLGLDTFPVDDPEYGVTLLKRLAEDNYAVIYMTEALASDLNKEIDRYREVMKPAIILIPGISGNTGAGIAGVKKSVEQAVGSDILFNEE from the coding sequence ATGTATAAGATAGCTGTTATGGGCGATTATGACAGTATATACGGATTTGCAACTCTGGGCCTGGATACATTTCCTGTAGATGATCCGGAGTATGGGGTTACGCTGCTGAAAAGGCTGGCGGAGGACAATTATGCAGTTATATATATGACCGAGGCACTGGCTTCGGATCTCAATAAAGAGATAGACAGATACAGAGAGGTTATGAAGCCAGCGATCATTCTCATACCGGGGATATCAGGCAATACAGGGGCTGGAATAGCGGGAGTAAAAAAATCCGTTGAGCAGGCTGTAGGCTCGGACATATTATTTAATGAAGAATGA
- a CDS encoding V-type ATP synthase subunit B, which produces MPKEYRTIQEVAGPLMLVHGVENVAYDELGEIELADGEIRRCKVLEINGEDALVQLFENSTGINLSNSKVRFLGRSMELGVSEDMLGRVFDGLGRPIDGGPEILPDERRDINGLPMNPAARNYPSEFIQTGISAIDGLNTLVRGQKLPIFSASGLPHSQLAAQIARQAKVRGTDEPFAVVFAAMGITFEEANFFTESFKETGAIDRTVLFINLANDPAVERIATPRMALTAAEYLAFEKNMHVLVILTDITNYADALREVSAARKEVPGRRGYPGYMYTDLATLYERAGRQKGKNGSITMIPILTMPEDDKTHPIPDLTGYITEGQIILSRELYRKGVTPPIDVLPSLSRLKDKGTGEGKTRGDHASTMNQLFAAYSRGKDAKELMTILGESALSDIDIIYAKFAEAFEKEYVSQGYGTDRSIEETLAIGWKLLSILPRAELKRIDDKWLDMYYGK; this is translated from the coding sequence ATGCCAAAGGAATACAGAACTATACAGGAAGTTGCGGGTCCTCTGATGCTGGTGCACGGAGTTGAGAATGTAGCTTATGATGAGCTGGGTGAGATCGAGCTGGCGGACGGCGAGATCAGACGATGCAAGGTCCTTGAGATAAATGGTGAGGACGCCCTGGTACAGCTCTTTGAAAATTCAACAGGTATCAACCTTTCAAACAGCAAAGTAAGATTCCTTGGAAGGAGTATGGAGCTCGGCGTATCAGAAGATATGCTTGGCCGTGTATTTGACGGACTTGGAAGACCTATAGATGGCGGCCCTGAGATACTTCCTGATGAGAGAAGAGATATCAATGGTCTGCCGATGAATCCAGCTGCCAGAAACTATCCGTCTGAGTTCATTCAGACAGGTATATCAGCCATAGATGGACTGAACACACTGGTAAGAGGACAGAAGCTGCCGATATTCTCGGCCTCAGGACTTCCGCATAGCCAGCTTGCAGCACAGATAGCAAGACAGGCAAAGGTGCGCGGAACAGATGAGCCATTCGCCGTTGTATTTGCAGCCATGGGTATCACATTTGAGGAGGCAAACTTCTTCACAGAGAGCTTCAAGGAGACTGGTGCCATAGATAGAACAGTCCTCTTCATCAACCTGGCAAATGATCCTGCGGTTGAGCGTATCGCCACACCTAGAATGGCACTTACCGCCGCTGAGTATCTTGCATTTGAGAAGAACATGCACGTTCTGGTAATCCTCACGGATATCACGAACTATGCGGATGCACTTCGTGAGGTATCAGCTGCAAGAAAAGAGGTTCCGGGACGCCGTGGTTATCCTGGATACATGTACACTGACCTGGCAACTCTGTATGAGAGAGCCGGAAGACAGAAGGGTAAGAATGGAAGTATAACCATGATACCGATCCTGACCATGCCTGAGGATGACAAGACTCATCCTATACCAGACCTTACGGGATATATCACAGAGGGACAGATCATTCTCTCAAGAGAGCTGTATAGAAAGGGAGTCACACCGCCTATCGATGTACTTCCGTCACTGTCCAGACTTAAGGATAAGGGAACCGGTGAGGGCAAGACCAGAGGAGATCACGCCAGCACCATGAACCAGTTATTTGCTGCTTATTCAAGAGGAAAGGATGCCAAGGAGCTCATGACTATCCTGGGTGAGTCGGCACTTTCAGATATAGATATTATATATGCAAAGTTTGCAGAGGCATTTGAGAAGGAGTATGTATCCCAGGGGTACGGCACCGACAGAAGTATTGAGGAGACACTTGCCATCGGCTGGAAGCTTCTCTCCATTCTTCCTAGAGCCGAGCTGAAACGTATCGACGACAAGTGGCTTGACATGTATTACGGAAAGTAG